The following are from one region of the Rhodococcus sp. KBS0724 genome:
- a CDS encoding thermonuclease family protein codes for MSGGAHRLLNCAVVLAVVGAGVWGTVTVRELIAPVTDSAASTSGQVVRVVDGDTADVRLASGEDVRVRILGIDTPETVKPDAAVQCWGPEASAWAHTMLDDAAVTLTGDPRSDDVDRYGRSLRYLTLPDGTDYGVLAAREGMARAYVYGNTPIEKTAEIAGAQEDARSAGIGLWGPPCNGEAN; via the coding sequence ATGAGCGGGGGAGCGCACCGTCTGCTGAACTGCGCAGTTGTGCTCGCGGTCGTCGGGGCCGGTGTCTGGGGAACGGTCACTGTTCGCGAGTTGATCGCACCGGTCACCGATTCCGCGGCGTCGACGTCGGGTCAGGTGGTCCGGGTCGTCGACGGCGACACTGCCGATGTCCGTCTGGCTTCCGGCGAGGACGTCCGGGTCCGGATCTTGGGGATCGACACTCCGGAGACGGTGAAACCCGATGCGGCGGTGCAGTGTTGGGGACCGGAAGCGAGCGCCTGGGCGCACACGATGCTCGACGATGCAGCGGTGACGTTGACGGGCGACCCTCGCTCCGACGATGTCGACCGATACGGCCGATCGCTGCGTTATCTGACCTTGCCGGACGGCACCGATTACGGCGTACTTGCGGCGCGGGAGGGTATGGCGCGGGCGTACGTCTACGGCAACACACCTATCGAGAAGACCGCGGAAATAGCTGGGGCGCAAGAGGATGCGCGTTCGGCAGGAATCGGACTCTGGGGTCCGCCGTGCAACGGAGAGGCAAACTGA